From Nicotiana tabacum cultivar K326 chromosome 15, ASM71507v2, whole genome shotgun sequence, the proteins below share one genomic window:
- the LOC107830947 gene encoding putative late blight resistance protein homolog R1A-10 yields the protein MEDVNIDESAPTPRPTTQVTEEEPVGLEDDAEEIIKLLTRGIRERDIVSIFGMPGLGKTTLAKKIFKDSSIVSHFDIRAWLTISQSYDVRELLRNIYKQVAGVKYNGDKESDIADMLRKCLMGKRYLIVLDDVWEVEAWDELRLCFPIGKQGSRIMLTTRLKHVAMEVKNCTDPYSPRFLTREASWKLLEKKAFQKETCPPEFQDVGVQIAEYCKGLPLTVVLIGGILAKKERNVSEWCEVANNLKSHLGAVESESNLAIQLSYCYLPDHLKHCLLTMGVFREDEKFGASKLMLLWMAEGLVQCSDDRGLEEVAEGYLIDIISSSLLMVSKTTFDGKVKYLQIHDLVRDFVLNKAKEEKFMQVIGTHNQYQPSYDEEHRVCIHLDDKLRHDLERFNNKVDRFLTSGSKKGTSFGQDLKSFFVTNNADDFLAYKDFWNSESSFHGTVSEEYLSRSYHFSSVGDLRLLRVLDFKNCIPGDYTNIVDILQSLVYLRYLGMCFEKFFFEWVSHMCDLETLLVDTERVVEGTPHIWKMTKLKHVDLATLLPREIFAVSEEGPSKLENLRAFKGMCLSREDIELIERFPNLQKLLLIITDDIDEANSLVLKLDVLTQLQSLVLGSMCDITKYYLPSSLKELIFRQVNIQASATSTIAALPNLQRLIFQGCRFEQEEWDVRDMEFPVLKILKFRSIHLREWHVSESSSFPMLESLVLRSVELLEKIPDSFVDIGTLTSLKVIYCDDNLKASALEIKEEVEETTGCDNLKVYIFPHYSREQKEKEEDYEEEEKTEEVEEEEEAAAEVEAEEAAAVVAEVEAEEKQKVEEEAATAKVEAEKKDDEEEDDKVTELLASSFKTFNLGCSSSSSSGGSRSRSRRKTEGRRRSSNIKSRSRKEKG from the exons ATGGAGGATGTCAACATTGATGAGAGTGCTCCAACTCCTAGACCAACTACTCAAGTAACTGAAGAGGAACCTGTGGGGCTTGAGGATGATGCTGAGGAGATAATTAAGCTACTGACCAGAGGAATAAGGGAACGGGATATTGTCTCGATTTTTGGCATGCCTGGTCTCGGAAAGACCACTTTGgcaaaaaaaatattcaaagatTCTTCTATTGTTTCTCACTTTGATATTCGAGCTTGGCTTACAATTTCGCAATCATATGATGTGAGAGAGCTGTTGAGGAATATCTATAAGCAAGTGGCAGGTGTTAAGTACAATGGAGATAAGGAGAGTGACATAGCCGATATGTTGCGCAAGTGTTTAATGGGCAAAAGATATCTCATTGTCTTGGATGATGTATGGGAAGTCGAGGCATGGGATGAGTTAAGATTATGTTTTCCAATTGGTAAACAAGGAAGCAGAATCATGTTAACAACTCGACTTAAACATGTGGCAATGGAAGTCAAGAACTGTACCGATCCTTATTCCCCTCGATTCCTAACCAGGGAAGCGAGCTGGAAATTGTTGGAGAAAAAAGCATTTCAAAAGGAAACTTGCCCTCCTGAATTCCAGGATGTTGGGGTGCAAATTGCGGAATATTGTAAAGGACTGCCTCTTACAGTTGTTTTGATTGGTGGAATTCTCGCAAAGAAAGAAAGGAATGTCTCAGAGTGGTGTGAAGTTGCAAACAATTTAAAGTCTCATCTTGGAGCGGTTGAAAGTGAGAGCAATTTGGCAATACAATTAAGTTACTGCTATTTACCAGATCATTTGAAACATTGCCTTCTAACTATGGGAGTATTTAGGGAGGATGAAAAATTTGGAGCATCTAAATTGATGTTACTCTGGATGGCCGAAGGCCTCGTTCAATGTAGTGATGACAGAGGATTGGAGGAGGTAGCTGAAGGTTACTTGATCGATATAATTTCTAGTAGCCTACTAATGGTTTCAAAGACGACCTTTGATGGCAAGGTGAAGTACTTGCAAATTCATGATCTAGTGCGTGACTTTGTCTTAAACAAAGCTAAAGAAGAAAAGTTCATGCAAGTTATAGGGACACATAACCAATATCAACCTTCATATGATGAGGAACATCGAGTGTGCATTCACCTCGACGATAAGCTTCGTCATGATTTGGAGAGATTCAACAACAAAGTAGATAGATTCCTCACAAGCGGCTCCAAAAAAGGAACATCTTTTGGACAAGATCTTAAATCGTTCTTTGTTACTAATAACGCGGATGATTTTCTTGCTTATAAAGATTTTTGGAATAGTGAGTCTAGTTTTCACGGTACTGTTTCTGAAGAGTATTTATCTCGTTCCTATCATTTCTCGTCAGTTGGAGACTTAAGACTTCTTAGAGTGTTGGATTTCAAGAACTGCATTCCAGGGGATTATACGAATATAGTTGATATACTGCAATCACTAGTTTACCTGAGATACCTGGGAATGTGTTTCGAAAAGTTTTTTTTCGAGTGGGTATCACACATGTGCGACCTAGAAACTTTACTGGTGGATACTGAGAGAGTAGTAGAAGGGACACCTCATATTTGGAAGATGACGAAACTAAAGCATGTAGACCTAGCAACACTCTTACCTCGTGAGATATTTGCAGTTTCTGAAGAAGGTCCATCTAAGTTGGAGAATTTAAGGGCATTTAAAGGCATGTGTTTATCTCGTGAGGATATAGAGTTAATTGAGAGGTTTCCCAATCTTCAAAAGCTTCTCCTCATAATAACTGATGATATTGATGAAGCTAACTCTCTCGTTCTGAAATTGGATGTTCTTACACAGCTTCAATCCCTCGTGCTTGGTTCGATGTGTGATATCACCAAGTATTATTTACCTTCAAGTCTCAAAGAGCTGATCTTCCGCCAAGTTAATATACAAGCAAGTGCAACTTCCACAATCGCTGCATTACCCAACCTTCAAAGACTGATATTTCAAGGGTGTAGATTCGAGCAAGAGGAGTGGGACGTGAGAGATATGGAGTTCCCGGTACTCAAAATCTTAAAATTTCGAAGCATTCATCTTAGGGAATGGCATGTCTCAGAATCATCATCATTTCCCATGCTTGAGAGTTTAGTGCTAAGATCTGTTGAATTGCTTGAGAAGATTCCCGACAGTTTTGTGGATATTGGAACGCTTACATCACTCAAGGTGATCTATTGTGATGATAATCTCAAGGCTTCAGCTttggagattaaggaagaagtagaagaaacTACAGGATGTGACAACCTCAAGGTCTATATTTTTCCACATTACTCTCG ggaacaaaaagaaaaagaagaggattatgaagaggaagagaaaacggaagaagtagaagaagaagaagaagcagcagcagaAGTAGAAGCAGAGGAAGCAGCAGCAGTAGTGGCAGAAGTAGAAGCAGAAGAAAAACAGAaggtagaagaagaagcagcaacagCAAAAGTAGAAGCAGAAAAGAaagatgatgaggaggaagatgaCAAAGTTACAGAGCTTTTAGCGTCATCATTTAAGACTTTCAATCTTGGttgcagcagcagcagcagtagcggcggaagcagaagcagaagcagaagaaaAACAGAaggtagaagaagaagcagcaacatCAAAAGTAGaagcagaaaagaaaaaggatga